From a single bacterium genomic region:
- a CDS encoding sugar ABC transporter ATP-binding protein, whose translation MEQETQRLLDRLKIDISSVRSKVEKLSGGQRQAVAIARATAFDNKVTIMDEPTAALSVAAISKVLDLVRELKAQGSSIIIISHRLEDIYQVSDRMMVLRHGCKVCDTPVTGDIDDFRERVVAYIIGARDDFAEKVNKESNNMQKQDQNVVH comes from the coding sequence ACATGGAGCAAGAGACACAACGTCTGTTAGATCGTCTCAAGATTGACATCTCCTCCGTGCGTTCGAAAGTGGAGAAGCTGTCCGGTGGTCAGCGTCAGGCGGTGGCCATTGCTCGCGCGACAGCTTTTGATAACAAGGTCACCATTATGGACGAGCCCACGGCGGCTTTGAGCGTGGCGGCCATTAGTAAGGTACTCGATTTAGTGCGGGAGCTCAAGGCACAGGGCTCTTCGATTATCATAATCAGTCACCGCTTGGAAGATATCTACCAGGTTAGCGACCGAATGATGGTGCTGCGCCACGGTTGCAAGGTCTGTGACACTCCCGTTACCGGCGATATTGACGATTTCCGCGAGCGCGTGGTGGCCTACATAATCGGCGCACGTGATGATTTTGCCGAAAAAGTGAATAAGGAGTCAAATAATATGCAAAAGCAGGACCAAAATGTCGTTCATTAA